One part of the Sorangiineae bacterium MSr11954 genome encodes these proteins:
- a CDS encoding RNA polymerase sigma factor gives MSLFKRPTKPVQPASQLEFRAVYDEHFSFVWRSLRRLGVSENDAGDAVQEVFMVVHRRLDDFEGHAKLTTWLFAICMRVAQRRRNVLWDRRHVLSDDGPLKETPDRADDASAILERRQRLALLESILDELPMEQRAVFTLFELDGMSGEEIASLLDIPVGTVHSRLRIARERFRQALDRRVARERFAMGGRGA, from the coding sequence ATGAGTCTTTTCAAGAGACCCACGAAGCCCGTCCAGCCCGCGTCTCAGCTGGAGTTCCGTGCCGTCTACGACGAACATTTCTCGTTCGTGTGGCGCTCGCTGCGGCGGCTCGGTGTCTCCGAGAACGACGCGGGCGATGCCGTCCAAGAGGTTTTCATGGTGGTGCACCGACGCCTGGACGATTTCGAAGGCCACGCCAAACTGACGACGTGGCTCTTTGCCATCTGCATGCGCGTGGCCCAACGCCGCCGCAACGTCCTCTGGGATCGCCGCCATGTGCTTTCCGACGATGGCCCCTTGAAGGAAACCCCCGATCGAGCCGACGATGCGTCCGCCATTCTGGAGCGGCGTCAGCGCTTGGCCCTGCTCGAGTCGATCCTCGATGAACTTCCGATGGAACAACGCGCCGTCTTCACACTGTTCGAGCTCGACGGGATGAGCGGGGAGGAAATCGCCTCCTTGCTCGACATCCCCGTGGGGACGGTGCACTCGCGCTTGCGGATCGCGCGCGAGCGATTTCGGCAAGCGCTGGACCGAAGGGTTGCGCGCGAGCGCTTCGCCATGGGAGGGCGCGGGGCATGA
- a CDS encoding class I SAM-dependent methyltransferase, giving the protein MATPWDRAARGYFEEWVPRFTPYHLDLIQEAKLEPGHRVLIACAGPGSEVLAAARAVGETGRVRATDRSAELLNICCQQADAAGLENVYCEQADAADASGGPWDVVFCAFGLWGLDDRVGALKSWARALAPAGKVVVMTWGPTEDDDPFERVSQCLQHFEPDFVPPSPRILSQRDAMAQMFEEAELSMVRHTVFRHTLTFKRAEEFFNAMRETTPWCDIWDRLGDASMSRVAARFYGLVGGPDAPLSWDPPATLAIAGLPGDEIEVASRRTSVHVPLSKGSTPNLK; this is encoded by the coding sequence ATGGCGACCCCGTGGGATCGCGCAGCGCGCGGCTATTTCGAAGAGTGGGTACCGCGGTTTACGCCGTACCACCTCGATTTGATTCAAGAGGCGAAGCTCGAACCGGGGCACCGCGTGCTGATTGCATGCGCCGGTCCGGGATCGGAGGTGCTGGCGGCGGCCCGCGCCGTGGGCGAAACGGGTAGGGTACGCGCTACCGACCGGAGTGCCGAGCTGCTGAACATCTGTTGTCAGCAGGCGGACGCAGCAGGACTGGAAAACGTCTACTGTGAGCAGGCCGACGCCGCGGACGCGAGCGGCGGTCCGTGGGACGTGGTCTTCTGCGCCTTTGGCCTCTGGGGGCTGGACGACCGTGTGGGGGCGCTCAAGTCCTGGGCACGCGCCCTGGCACCCGCCGGCAAGGTCGTGGTCATGACATGGGGTCCCACCGAGGACGACGATCCGTTCGAGCGGGTGAGCCAGTGCCTTCAGCACTTCGAGCCCGACTTCGTGCCACCGAGCCCGCGCATCCTCTCCCAGCGCGACGCCATGGCCCAGATGTTCGAAGAGGCCGAGCTGTCGATGGTGCGGCACACCGTGTTCCGTCACACCTTGACCTTCAAGCGCGCGGAGGAGTTCTTCAACGCCATGCGCGAGACCACACCCTGGTGTGACATCTGGGATCGGCTGGGCGACGCGAGCATGTCGCGCGTGGCGGCACGTTTCTATGGCCTCGTGGGCGGGCCCGATGCGCCGCTCTCGTGGGATCCTCCGGCCACGCTCGCGATCGCGGGGTTGCCCGGCGACGAAATCGAAGTCGCCTCGCGCCGCACCAGCGTGCACGTACCGCTCAGCAAAGGCTCGACGCCGAACTTGAAGTAA
- the gcvT gene encoding glycine cleavage system aminomethyltransferase GcvT has product MVPFAGWEMPVQYTGIVDEHQAVRTACGLFDVSHMGELVMQGEHAGRVVDYLVTNDVSKLEVGQALYTPCCNEAGTILDDLVIYRAGEDRYLTVCNAANHAKIAEVFRRAAENHCSFEDRSDATGLIALQGPKSFELLAKAGSDAAKLSELKRFHFRDAVVANVACTVARTGYTGEEGVEIFCAWNEAPALWRNLVELGKPLGLKPVGLGARDTLRLEARLSLYGNDIDETTNPLEAGLGWTVKFTKGDFVGREALEKVKAQPLARKLVGFEVTGRGIARHGYPLRDLEGNVVGICTSGSPAPTVGKNIGLGYLPAHLTAIGTKFLVDCRGRNAEAVVVNTPFYKANKGTGST; this is encoded by the coding sequence ATGGTCCCCTTCGCAGGCTGGGAAATGCCTGTACAATACACTGGTATCGTCGACGAGCATCAGGCCGTGCGCACCGCGTGCGGGCTCTTCGACGTGTCCCACATGGGCGAGCTCGTGATGCAAGGCGAGCACGCCGGGCGCGTCGTGGATTATCTGGTGACCAACGACGTGAGCAAGCTCGAGGTGGGGCAAGCGCTCTACACGCCGTGCTGCAACGAGGCCGGCACCATCCTCGACGACCTCGTGATCTACCGCGCCGGCGAGGACCGCTATCTGACGGTCTGCAACGCCGCGAACCACGCGAAGATCGCCGAGGTGTTCCGGCGCGCGGCCGAGAACCACTGCTCCTTCGAGGATCGCAGCGACGCCACCGGGCTGATCGCGCTGCAAGGCCCGAAGAGCTTCGAGCTGCTCGCCAAGGCCGGCAGCGACGCCGCCAAGCTGTCGGAGCTCAAAAGGTTCCACTTCCGCGACGCGGTGGTGGCCAACGTGGCCTGCACGGTCGCGCGCACCGGCTACACGGGGGAGGAGGGGGTCGAGATCTTCTGCGCGTGGAACGAGGCGCCGGCGCTCTGGCGCAACCTGGTCGAATTGGGCAAGCCGCTCGGGTTGAAGCCGGTGGGCTTGGGCGCGCGCGACACCTTGCGGCTGGAGGCCCGCCTCTCCCTGTACGGCAATGACATTGACGAGACGACCAATCCGCTGGAGGCGGGGCTCGGCTGGACGGTGAAGTTCACCAAGGGGGACTTCGTGGGCCGCGAGGCGCTCGAGAAGGTCAAGGCCCAGCCCCTCGCGCGAAAACTGGTCGGTTTCGAGGTGACGGGCCGCGGCATAGCCCGGCATGGCTATCCCCTGCGCGACCTGGAGGGGAACGTGGTGGGCATCTGCACCAGCGGCAGCCCCGCGCCGACTGTTGGCAAGAACATCGGTCTCGGCTATCTGCCTGCCCACCTGACGGCGATTGGTACGAAATTCTTAGTCGACTGCCGAGGACGAAACGCCGAAGCTGTCGTCGTCAATACTCCGTTTTACAAAGCGAACAAAGGGACAGGATCCACATGA
- the gcvH gene encoding glycine cleavage system protein GcvH — MSDASIPEGLKYTKDHEWAKIEGNEIVVGITKFAVEQLGDITMVTIDKKKGDDVTGGDAFGSVESVKSVSDLLAPVSGKLTDINKAAQDKAELLNEDPYNAWLVRIAVSDATALDALLDAAAYAEHVKNSA; from the coding sequence ATGAGCGACGCGAGCATTCCCGAGGGCCTCAAGTACACCAAGGACCACGAGTGGGCGAAGATCGAAGGTAACGAGATCGTCGTCGGCATCACGAAGTTCGCGGTCGAGCAGCTCGGCGACATCACCATGGTGACCATCGACAAGAAGAAGGGCGACGACGTCACCGGAGGAGATGCTTTCGGGTCTGTCGAGAGCGTCAAGAGCGTGAGCGATCTGCTCGCCCCCGTCAGCGGCAAGCTCACGGACATCAACAAGGCGGCCCAGGACAAGGCGGAGCTCTTGAACGAGGATCCGTACAATGCATGGCTCGTGCGCATTGCCGTATCGGATGCGACGGCGCTCGATGCTCTGCTGGATGCCGCAGCGTACGCGGAGCACGTGAAGAATAGCGCTTAG
- a CDS encoding type II toxin-antitoxin system prevent-host-death family antitoxin — protein sequence MVDYRGKIAEAWKIADAKASLSELVREAERAPQRIENRGREVAYVVGAEEYRRLTDQAEKASDVARLRRFLQLSADLRAAGGADIKLPERGSRPSPFTSDDSNSCQRPAARP from the coding sequence ATGGTGGACTACCGTGGGAAGATCGCCGAGGCGTGGAAGATTGCCGATGCGAAGGCGAGCCTCTCGGAACTGGTACGCGAAGCGGAGCGAGCGCCACAACGAATCGAAAACCGCGGGCGCGAGGTCGCCTACGTGGTGGGGGCCGAGGAATACCGGCGCCTCACCGACCAAGCCGAGAAGGCCAGCGACGTCGCCCGTCTTCGCCGCTTCCTCCAACTGAGCGCCGATTTACGCGCCGCGGGCGGAGCCGATATCAAGCTGCCGGAGCGAGGCTCCCGCCCATCGCCCTTCACCTCGGACGATTCGAATTCGTGCCAGCGGCCGGCCGCTAGGCCATGA
- a CDS encoding PIN domain-containing protein yields the protein MSYLVDTNVVAELARPHPNINVVRWFETQRGIVVSAISIEELSLAIARAEPAEQRRLIPWFEALLALPAEVVPVDARIARASGELRAARERAGRLVAQADMLIAATALISGRTLVTGKTGDFEGCGVALFDPF from the coding sequence ATGAGCTATCTGGTCGACACCAACGTCGTCGCCGAGCTCGCCCGTCCCCATCCAAACATAAACGTCGTCCGTTGGTTCGAGACCCAACGGGGCATCGTGGTGAGCGCCATCTCCATCGAGGAGCTCTCCCTGGCCATCGCCCGCGCTGAACCCGCCGAACAGAGGCGGCTGATCCCGTGGTTCGAGGCCCTTTTGGCCTTGCCGGCCGAGGTGGTCCCCGTCGATGCCCGCATCGCCCGCGCTTCGGGGGAGCTCCGCGCGGCGCGCGAGCGGGCCGGGCGCTTGGTGGCGCAGGCGGACATGCTCATCGCCGCCACGGCGCTCATTTCGGGGCGAACCCTCGTCACCGGGAAGACCGGCGACTTCGAGGGGTGCGGCGTGGCCTTGTTCGATCCGTTTTGA
- the gcvP gene encoding aminomethyl-transferring glycine dehydrogenase yields MSAPWKHPDRFVLRHVGPDTDETVEMLRALRLSSVEQLVDETVPSSIRLARPLDLPAPLGENELYSQALELSQKNEIFRSYLGMGYSDCLTPKVIQRNILENPGWYTQYTPYQAEIAQGRLEALLNYQTMVTDLTGLPVANASLLDEATAAAEAMHMAYALQTGEEKNTFFASETCHPQTLDVLRTRAGAIGISLVIGDPAKVDLAAIGAFGALVQYPATDGALHDYRAFAEQVHKAGGLFIVAADILSLALLTPPGEFGADVAVGSTQRFGVPLGYGGPHAAYLATKNEFVRKLPGRIIGVAQDSQGRPALRMALQTREQHIRREKATSNICTAQALLAVIAGMYAVYHGPRGIRAIAEMVHGATSSLAEGLRALGVRLAHDSWFDTLRVQGTEAEVKKWLAAAESKRINLRRIDAQSLGISLDETTTPADVATLLGVFGGDGSASQSAPKPAIPEALRRTSEYLTHSTFNRYHSETEMLRYVRKLEGRDLSLTHSMIPLGSCTMKLNATVEMMPISFPGFNRLHPYVPFAQSRGYQQIFRELESYLAEMTGFSAVSLQPNAGAQGEYAGLLAIRKYHESRGEAHRTVCIIPSSAHGTNPASAVMAGLDVVVVKCDEQGNIMVSDLEEKARTHRDKLGALMVTYPSTHGVFEEAIKKICAIIHEHGGQVYMDGANLNAQLGLCRPGDIGADVCHVNLHKTFCIPHGGGGPGMGPIAVAPHLAPFLPHYPSTVTKNDQLADVEKFGVGPVSAAPWGSASILIISWAYIKMMGAEGLTHATKVAILNANYIAERLGPHYPIVYRGQRGRVAHECILDVRPFKKTAGIEVDDVAKRLMDYGFHAPTMSFPIAGTLMVEPTESESKAELDRFCDAMIAIREEIRQIEEGRLPKDDNPLKNAPHTADMVIASDWKHPYPRELGAFPAPWTRDRKFWPPVGRLNNALGDRNLICTCPPIEEYAAG; encoded by the coding sequence ATGTCAGCACCCTGGAAACACCCCGATCGCTTCGTACTGCGCCACGTTGGTCCTGATACGGACGAGACCGTCGAGATGCTCCGCGCTCTCCGGCTTTCGTCGGTCGAGCAGCTCGTCGATGAGACGGTCCCTTCGAGCATCCGTCTGGCCCGCCCGCTCGACCTTCCGGCTCCTCTCGGCGAGAACGAGCTTTATTCGCAGGCGCTCGAGCTCAGTCAGAAGAACGAGATTTTCCGCTCGTACCTGGGCATGGGCTACTCGGACTGCCTGACGCCCAAGGTCATCCAGCGCAACATCCTGGAGAACCCGGGGTGGTACACGCAGTACACGCCCTACCAGGCGGAAATTGCGCAGGGCCGTCTGGAGGCGCTGCTCAACTACCAGACCATGGTGACCGATCTCACGGGGTTGCCCGTCGCCAACGCATCGCTCCTCGACGAGGCCACCGCCGCCGCCGAGGCGATGCACATGGCCTACGCGCTGCAAACCGGCGAGGAGAAGAACACGTTCTTCGCGTCGGAGACGTGTCACCCGCAGACCCTGGACGTGCTGCGCACCCGCGCAGGCGCCATCGGCATCTCGTTGGTCATCGGCGATCCGGCCAAGGTCGACTTGGCGGCCATCGGCGCCTTCGGTGCCCTCGTGCAGTACCCGGCGACCGACGGCGCGCTCCACGACTACCGCGCCTTCGCCGAGCAAGTGCACAAGGCGGGCGGCCTGTTCATCGTGGCGGCCGATATCCTTTCGTTGGCCCTCCTCACGCCGCCCGGCGAGTTCGGTGCGGACGTGGCCGTGGGCAGCACGCAGCGCTTCGGCGTTCCGCTCGGCTACGGCGGCCCGCACGCGGCGTACCTGGCGACCAAGAACGAGTTCGTGCGAAAGCTGCCGGGCCGCATCATCGGCGTCGCGCAAGACTCGCAAGGGCGCCCGGCGCTGCGTATGGCGTTGCAGACCCGCGAGCAGCACATTCGCCGTGAAAAGGCGACGAGCAACATCTGCACCGCTCAGGCGCTCCTGGCCGTCATCGCCGGCATGTACGCGGTCTACCACGGTCCCCGCGGCATCCGCGCCATCGCCGAAATGGTGCACGGCGCCACGTCGTCCCTGGCCGAGGGGCTGCGCGCGCTGGGCGTGCGCCTGGCCCACGACTCGTGGTTCGACACCTTGCGCGTCCAGGGCACCGAGGCCGAGGTGAAGAAGTGGCTCGCGGCCGCCGAGTCGAAGCGCATCAACCTGCGCCGCATCGACGCGCAGAGCCTCGGCATCAGCCTGGACGAGACCACCACCCCGGCCGATGTCGCCACCTTGCTCGGCGTGTTCGGGGGCGATGGAAGCGCGTCGCAATCGGCGCCGAAGCCGGCGATCCCGGAGGCGCTGCGCCGCACCTCGGAGTACCTGACGCACAGCACGTTCAATCGGTACCACTCGGAGACCGAGATGCTGCGCTATGTGCGCAAGCTCGAAGGGCGCGATCTCTCGCTGACCCACTCGATGATCCCGCTGGGATCGTGCACGATGAAGCTGAACGCGACGGTCGAGATGATGCCCATCTCGTTCCCCGGCTTCAACCGCCTGCACCCGTACGTTCCGTTCGCGCAGTCGCGCGGCTACCAGCAGATCTTCCGCGAGCTGGAGAGCTACCTGGCCGAGATGACCGGCTTCTCCGCCGTGAGCTTGCAGCCCAACGCCGGCGCGCAAGGTGAATACGCGGGGCTCCTGGCCATCCGCAAGTACCACGAGAGCCGCGGCGAGGCGCACCGCACGGTATGCATCATTCCGTCCTCCGCGCACGGAACGAACCCCGCGTCGGCCGTCATGGCCGGTCTGGACGTGGTGGTGGTGAAGTGCGACGAGCAGGGCAACATCATGGTGAGCGATCTCGAGGAGAAGGCGCGCACCCACCGCGACAAGCTCGGGGCGCTCATGGTGACGTACCCGTCGACGCACGGCGTCTTCGAGGAGGCCATCAAGAAGATCTGCGCCATCATCCACGAGCACGGCGGGCAGGTGTACATGGATGGCGCGAACCTCAATGCGCAACTCGGTCTTTGCCGGCCGGGGGACATTGGCGCCGACGTCTGCCACGTCAATCTGCACAAGACGTTTTGCATCCCGCACGGCGGCGGCGGCCCGGGCATGGGTCCCATCGCCGTGGCGCCGCACCTCGCGCCCTTCCTGCCGCACTATCCGAGCACGGTCACCAAGAACGATCAGCTCGCGGACGTGGAAAAATTCGGGGTGGGGCCCGTGTCGGCGGCGCCCTGGGGGAGCGCGAGCATCCTCATCATCAGCTGGGCGTACATCAAAATGATGGGCGCCGAGGGCCTGACCCACGCCACCAAGGTGGCGATCCTCAACGCCAACTATATCGCCGAGCGCCTTGGCCCGCACTACCCCATCGTGTACCGCGGCCAGCGCGGGCGGGTCGCGCACGAGTGCATCCTCGACGTGCGCCCGTTCAAGAAGACGGCCGGCATCGAGGTCGACGACGTCGCCAAGCGGCTGATGGACTATGGCTTTCACGCTCCCACCATGTCGTTCCCCATCGCGGGCACGTTGATGGTCGAGCCCACGGAGAGCGAATCGAAGGCGGAGCTCGATCGCTTCTGCGACGCCATGATCGCCATTCGCGAGGAGATCCGCCAAATCGAAGAAGGCCGGCTCCCCAAAGACGACAATCCGCTCAAAAACGCCCCGCACACGGCCGATATGGTCATCGCGAGCGATTGGAAGCACCCGTACCCCCGCGAGCTGGGCGCATTCCCGGCCCCGTGGACGCGCGACCGCAAATTCTGGCCCCCGGTGGGCCGTTTGAATAACGCACTGGGCGATCGCAATCTCATTTGCACCTGCCCGCCCATTGAGGAGTACGCCGCGGGCTAA
- a CDS encoding serine/threonine-protein kinase, with amino-acid sequence MPAPGTRIRDYEIWGLLGEGGMSEVWLAKDEVLSIPVMIKTLGKTSLSAPEASQRVLNEARTMARIPEPRIVRALNAGIHEGTPYLVQEYVDGIDIEELDAWRRKTLGVNLPLWFICDVMKETCRALHSAHQSGVIHRDVKPSNVFGSPETGVRLGDFGIAAGISSGQPSDICGTPSFMAPEQVRGEPIDRRTDVFGAGATAYVLRYGTPPFASLEELLDPAVSVAFPPPQHPQEGYFQHLLAAMLTKDPAARLPNAAMAGRHFAMIEHALRSSLQAAPLVCLSDFTFRLLDCTIVLEVGDLAEATVDGVVSSGNYDLRMRTGVGDALRRRGGDSIEDEALQNGEQALGTCVPTRAGRLRAKRVLHAVSGWNEISCIGRATQRAFLLGDELGLRSLAFPALGTGAARISVEACANAMMTALRSHLALGGTRLEMVRVVFDTPAKRDRFRSVAEEALRAEEDPPTLIDLGLPVAAPKVGEHSATHLDLSRHEALRSTVPVR; translated from the coding sequence ATGCCTGCTCCGGGGACGCGCATCCGCGATTATGAGATTTGGGGCCTTCTCGGCGAAGGCGGGATGAGCGAAGTCTGGCTCGCCAAAGACGAGGTCCTGTCCATCCCCGTGATGATCAAGACCTTGGGGAAGACATCGTTGTCCGCCCCCGAAGCGAGCCAGCGCGTCTTGAACGAAGCGCGCACGATGGCGCGAATTCCCGAGCCGCGCATCGTCCGCGCGCTCAACGCGGGCATCCACGAGGGCACGCCGTACCTCGTTCAGGAGTACGTCGACGGCATCGACATCGAGGAGCTGGACGCCTGGCGCCGTAAGACGTTGGGGGTCAATTTGCCGCTTTGGTTCATCTGCGATGTGATGAAAGAGACGTGCCGTGCGCTGCACTCCGCACACCAGAGCGGGGTCATCCACCGCGACGTGAAGCCCTCCAATGTGTTCGGCTCCCCGGAGACGGGCGTTCGCTTGGGCGATTTCGGCATCGCCGCCGGTATTTCCAGCGGGCAACCCTCGGACATCTGCGGCACGCCCTCGTTCATGGCCCCCGAGCAAGTGCGCGGTGAGCCCATCGACCGCCGAACCGACGTCTTCGGCGCCGGCGCCACCGCCTACGTGCTCCGCTATGGCACCCCGCCCTTTGCGAGCTTGGAGGAGTTGCTCGATCCGGCCGTCTCCGTCGCCTTCCCGCCGCCGCAGCACCCGCAAGAGGGCTACTTTCAGCACCTTTTGGCCGCGATGCTCACCAAGGATCCGGCCGCGCGCCTGCCCAACGCCGCCATGGCCGGCCGGCACTTTGCCATGATCGAGCACGCGCTCCGCTCCTCGCTGCAGGCGGCGCCGCTGGTTTGCCTCAGCGATTTCACCTTCCGTTTGCTGGACTGCACCATCGTCCTGGAGGTCGGCGATCTCGCAGAGGCCACGGTCGACGGGGTCGTCTCGTCGGGCAACTACGATTTGCGCATGCGCACCGGTGTGGGCGATGCACTGCGGCGTCGCGGCGGCGACTCCATCGAGGACGAGGCGCTGCAGAACGGCGAGCAAGCCTTGGGCACCTGCGTGCCTACGCGCGCGGGCCGCCTTCGCGCCAAGCGCGTGCTCCACGCCGTGAGCGGGTGGAACGAAATTTCGTGCATCGGCCGCGCCACGCAGCGGGCGTTTCTTCTGGGCGACGAGCTCGGGCTGCGCTCCCTCGCCTTCCCGGCCCTCGGCACCGGCGCGGCGCGCATCAGCGTGGAGGCGTGCGCCAACGCCATGATGACCGCGCTGCGCTCGCACCTGGCCTTGGGCGGGACGCGGCTCGAGATGGTGCGGGTGGTGTTCGATACGCCGGCCAAGCGTGACCGATTCCGCTCGGTGGCCGAAGAAGCGCTGCGGGCCGAGGAGGATCCGCCGACCTTGATCGACCTGGGGCTGCCCGTGGCCGCGCCCAAGGTCGGGGAGCACTCGGCGACCCACCTCGATTTGAGCCGCCACGAGGCTCTCCGCTCTACCGTACCCGTTCGATAG
- a CDS encoding DNA-3-methyladenine glycosylase I — protein MPKSETLKRCAWPTADPLYLRYHDEEWGVPQHDERKLFEMLVLEGAQAGLSWITILRKRENYRRAFDGFDAEKIARYGAKKRAALLADEGIVRNRLKIDAAIGNARAFLEVREREGSFDRFLWSFVDGRPIVRRPRTMKDVPVSTPESDAMSKELKARGFRFVGSTILYAFMQACGLVDDHVRGCFRAKKGR, from the coding sequence ATGCCGAAGTCCGAAACCTTGAAACGCTGCGCGTGGCCCACCGCCGATCCGCTCTACCTCCGCTACCACGACGAAGAATGGGGGGTGCCCCAGCACGACGAGCGCAAGCTGTTCGAGATGCTCGTCCTCGAAGGGGCGCAAGCGGGCCTCTCGTGGATCACCATCCTGCGCAAGCGCGAGAACTACCGGCGCGCGTTCGACGGCTTCGACGCGGAGAAGATCGCGCGCTACGGCGCCAAGAAGCGCGCGGCGCTGCTCGCCGACGAGGGCATCGTGCGCAACCGGCTGAAGATCGACGCGGCCATCGGCAACGCCCGCGCGTTCCTGGAGGTCCGCGAGCGCGAGGGCTCGTTCGATCGCTTCCTCTGGAGCTTCGTCGATGGCCGGCCCATCGTCCGGCGCCCGCGCACCATGAAAGACGTACCGGTGAGCACCCCCGAGTCGGACGCCATGAGCAAAGAGCTCAAGGCGCGCGGCTTTCGTTTCGTGGGCTCGACCATCCTGTACGCCTTCATGCAGGCGTGCGGGCTGGTCGACGATCATGTGCGGGGGTGTTTTCGGGCGAAGAAAGGGCGCTAG
- a CDS encoding ATP-binding cassette domain-containing protein, protein MKSGIALRLRGVVKSYGERPILRSLSLDVPSGQFVAVVGRSGCGKSTLLRLIAGLTAPDEGAIVAGDHRVTGVQPDVRMIFQEARLLPWNDVLANVGFGTTGIDARARDARARTLLEHVGLADRAAEWPGRLSGGQRQRVALARGLMSEPRLLLLDEPLGALDALTRIEMQQLIERLWREHGFTAVLVTHEVQEAVALADRVIILENGSIAADVAIPMPRPRMREDGAFVATSAALLGHILQTRPAL, encoded by the coding sequence ATGAAGTCCGGCATCGCGCTTCGCCTGCGGGGCGTCGTCAAGTCGTACGGGGAGAGGCCGATTTTGCGGAGCCTCTCGCTCGACGTCCCGAGCGGCCAGTTCGTGGCGGTGGTCGGCCGCAGCGGCTGCGGAAAGAGCACGTTGCTCCGGCTGATCGCGGGGCTCACCGCGCCGGACGAAGGCGCGATCGTCGCGGGCGACCACCGGGTGACCGGGGTGCAGCCCGATGTGCGGATGATCTTCCAAGAAGCGCGCCTACTCCCATGGAACGACGTGCTGGCGAACGTGGGGTTCGGAACGACGGGCATCGATGCGCGCGCGCGCGACGCGAGGGCGCGCACCTTGCTCGAGCACGTGGGGCTCGCGGATCGCGCGGCGGAGTGGCCGGGGCGGCTCTCGGGCGGTCAGCGCCAGCGGGTGGCGCTCGCGCGCGGCCTCATGAGCGAGCCGCGGCTCCTGCTCCTGGACGAGCCGCTCGGCGCCCTCGATGCGCTCACCCGCATCGAGATGCAGCAGCTCATCGAGCGACTCTGGCGCGAGCACGGCTTCACCGCCGTGCTGGTCACCCACGAGGTGCAAGAGGCGGTGGCGCTGGCCGATCGCGTGATCATCCTCGAGAACGGCAGCATCGCGGCCGATGTGGCGATCCCCATGCCGCGGCCGCGGATGCGCGAAGACGGCGCGTTCGTGGCCACCAGCGCCGCCCTCCTCGGGCACATCTTGCAGACCCGGCCGGCGCTCTAA
- a CDS encoding ABC transporter permease, with amino-acid sequence MKGRALHGLFVPCALLAAWEITARAGALPEFVLPAPSAVALELVDMMKTGQLWLHLGASVVRVLVGFALGAVVGAVLGFGVGLDPRGEALLDPTVQALRSVPSLAWVPLLLLWMGIGEAPKITLIAIGSFFPVYLNAIAGVRSTDRKLIELGHIHGLPRLGIVRAVILPSSLPSLLTGLRTGLAVAWLYVVAAELMAAHAGLGFLLTDGRELSRADLIFVAIVLLAGCGKISDGILVRIERRLLRWREEGGG; translated from the coding sequence GTGAAAGGGCGCGCTCTGCACGGTCTGTTCGTGCCGTGCGCCCTCCTTGCCGCCTGGGAAATCACCGCCCGGGCCGGCGCGCTCCCGGAGTTCGTGCTCCCCGCGCCCAGCGCCGTCGCGCTCGAGCTGGTGGATATGATGAAGACGGGGCAGCTCTGGCTCCACCTGGGCGCGTCGGTGGTGCGCGTGCTCGTGGGCTTCGCCCTGGGCGCCGTGGTGGGCGCCGTCCTCGGCTTTGGCGTGGGGCTCGATCCGCGCGGGGAAGCGCTGCTCGATCCCACTGTGCAGGCGCTGCGGTCGGTGCCCTCCCTGGCGTGGGTGCCGCTCCTTCTGCTGTGGATGGGCATCGGCGAGGCGCCGAAGATCACGCTGATCGCCATCGGCTCGTTCTTCCCCGTGTACCTGAACGCCATCGCGGGGGTTCGCAGCACGGACCGCAAGCTGATCGAGCTCGGGCACATCCACGGTCTGCCGCGGCTCGGCATCGTTCGGGCCGTGATTCTGCCGAGCAGCCTGCCGTCGTTGCTCACGGGGCTTCGCACGGGCCTCGCGGTGGCGTGGCTCTATGTGGTCGCCGCCGAGTTGATGGCCGCCCACGCGGGCCTGGGCTTTCTCTTGACCGATGGCCGCGAGCTCTCGCGGGCGGATTTGATCTTCGTGGCCATCGTCCTTCTCGCGGGGTGCGGCAAGATCAGCGACGGCATTCTGGTCCGAATCGAGCGGCGGCTCCTTCGCTGGCGCGAGGAAGGCGGGGGTTAG